A portion of the Segatella copri DSM 18205 genome contains these proteins:
- a CDS encoding SusC/RagA family TonB-linked outer membrane protein produces MPYRASLGYTNNEGIIKTSKFERYTASMSLNPSFLQDHLKFNINGKGMIAKSRYADGGAIGAARYMDPTKPVSVNNGVYEKYFGGYTQWYSSSSTYMDRNWGISYNRNATQNPVAMLEMKNDRATSKTFVGNIEADYKIHGFEDLHIHMNAGADYSTGKQNTDISPYSYSNSYFGYNGWSKMDTYNLSFNAYAQYLKDINKANHIDVMAGYEYQKFHKKTDWDGYGMYPATCGMTQDITNPDKTTTTIPLAGTKYNAPTSGTLYKTENYLVSFFGRLNYSLLDRYLFTFTLRDDGSSRFAKGNRWGLFPSAALAWKMKEESFLKDVKWVEDVKLRLGWGKTGQQEGIGDYTYMPTFTPNQDHAYYGAIKDANGNGVTYRPDAFNTDLTWEKTTTWNAGLDFSFFRDRWILNLDWYYRKTTDLINSVYVSAGSNFRNKVTSNIGSLHNTGFELATIVRPIQTKDLRWEINYNLTYNKNKIDELVGGNSEGYLVETGGVSAGTGSTIQAHAVGHSASAFYVYQQAYDKNGNPLQNTYVDRNGNGYIDSGDRYFYYKPAPDVTMGFGSKLMYKNWDFSFSMRASLGNYVYNDNFAGSCNVGTGSVYALGYLGNRPKDAVKLGFTNPLTQQFFTDYFVENASFLKMDNITLGYSFDGLFGGSKYKGISGRIYATVQNVFTITNYSGIDPEVASGIDNSIYPRPFTTVIGLNLNF; encoded by the coding sequence ATGCCTTACCGCGCTTCGCTCGGCTATACAAACAATGAAGGTATCATTAAGACTTCAAAGTTTGAACGTTACACAGCCAGCATGAGTTTGAACCCTTCATTCTTGCAGGACCACTTGAAGTTCAACATTAATGGTAAGGGTATGATTGCCAAGAGCCGTTATGCAGATGGTGGTGCCATCGGTGCAGCCCGCTATATGGACCCTACCAAGCCAGTTAGTGTAAACAATGGTGTCTATGAGAAGTACTTCGGAGGTTATACACAGTGGTATTCCAGCAGTTCTACATACATGGATCGAAACTGGGGCATCTCTTACAACCGCAACGCTACACAAAACCCAGTGGCAATGCTCGAAATGAAGAACGATCGTGCAACATCAAAGACATTCGTTGGTAACATCGAGGCAGACTATAAGATTCATGGTTTCGAAGACTTGCACATTCACATGAATGCTGGTGCAGACTATTCTACTGGTAAGCAGAATACAGATATCAGTCCTTATTCATACTCAAACAGCTATTTCGGTTACAATGGCTGGAGCAAGATGGATACATACAACCTCTCATTCAATGCTTATGCACAGTACTTGAAGGACATCAACAAGGCAAACCACATTGATGTGATGGCAGGTTATGAATACCAGAAGTTCCACAAAAAGACCGATTGGGATGGCTATGGAATGTATCCTGCAACTTGCGGAATGACCCAAGACATTACCAACCCGGATAAGACAACAACAACCATTCCATTGGCGGGCACTAAGTATAATGCGCCAACATCAGGTACGCTCTATAAGACAGAGAACTATCTCGTATCATTCTTTGGTCGTTTAAACTACTCTCTCTTAGACCGTTACCTCTTCACATTCACGCTTCGTGATGATGGTTCTTCACGTTTTGCCAAGGGCAATCGTTGGGGTTTGTTCCCATCTGCTGCTTTGGCATGGAAGATGAAGGAAGAATCTTTCCTGAAAGATGTCAAGTGGGTTGAAGACGTGAAACTTCGTCTCGGCTGGGGTAAGACTGGTCAGCAGGAAGGTATCGGTGACTATACATACATGCCTACATTTACACCGAACCAAGACCACGCATACTATGGTGCTATCAAGGATGCTAATGGCAATGGTGTAACTTATCGTCCAGATGCATTCAATACCGACTTGACTTGGGAGAAGACCACTACTTGGAACGCAGGTCTTGATTTCTCATTCTTCCGTGACCGTTGGATTCTGAACTTGGACTGGTACTACCGCAAGACAACAGATTTGATTAACTCTGTATATGTATCAGCAGGTTCTAACTTCCGCAACAAAGTTACAAGCAACATCGGTTCTTTGCATAATACAGGTTTTGAGTTGGCGACAATCGTTCGTCCTATCCAGACAAAAGACTTGAGATGGGAAATCAACTACAACCTGACTTACAACAAGAACAAGATTGATGAGTTGGTAGGCGGTAATTCAGAAGGTTATCTGGTAGAAACAGGTGGTGTCTCAGCCGGTACTGGAAGTACTATCCAGGCACATGCCGTTGGTCACTCTGCAAGCGCATTCTATGTATATCAGCAGGCTTACGACAAGAACGGAAATCCTCTCCAGAATACATACGTAGACCGCAATGGTAATGGCTACATAGATAGTGGCGACCGCTACTTCTACTATAAACCTGCACCAGACGTAACAATGGGCTTCGGTTCAAAGTTGATGTACAAGAACTGGGACTTCAGTTTCTCTATGCGTGCAAGTCTTGGCAACTATGTATACAATGATAACTTCGCAGGTTCTTGCAACGTAGGCACAGGTTCTGTTTACGCATTGGGTTACTTAGGTAACCGTCCAAAAGATGCAGTAAAACTTGGATTCACCAACCCACTCACACAGCAGTTCTTCACGGACTACTTCGTAGAGAATGCTTCATTCCTGAAGATGGACAACATCACATTGGGTTACTCATTTGATGGTCTCTTCGGCGGAAGCAAATACAAGGGAATCAGTGGCCGTATCTATGCTACCGTTCAAAACGTATTCACTATTACAAACTATAGTGGCATCGATCCTGAGGTAGCAAGCGGTATCGACAACTCAATTTACCCACGTCCATTCACAACTGTTATTGGACTCAACTTGAACTTCTAA
- a CDS encoding RagB/SusD family nutrient uptake outer membrane protein yields the protein MKIKNILPVAAMAVASLGFSSCVGDLDADNINPQQVPTANYDALLNKVYANMVLTGQKGPDGSGDIDDIDEGTSSLIRQLWNANELPTDEAECIWGDAGIPEFNHASWGDSHPMMKALYYRLYMGITYANNYLESTANSTDPEISTKRAEARFLRALHYSYLMDLFGNVPLVLNVSKESAPQVSRKYLFDFINGELREVCGETAGAQEVLSDAKVVNGKQDGYGRANKAAAWLLLARDYINAKVYSGTEHNDSAKYFAQKVIDTPYNLCKTPTGSYSGFQKLFMADNDVNGAENEIILPAIHDGWDTQTWGGCLFLIASTTDADIIKNYPTGTSEQWGGNHARKQFVQKFFPSSQPIEGTPTEVAAQAGDNRALFYTKGFKMSITKETDFKSGYAYVKFLNTYAGSGSPKHNQFVDTDFPMMRYAEALLTYAEADARMNNGSCTNDGLAKIKEIRERAGIDVSNLTSFTLDDICDEWSREFAYEGRRRMDLIRFDKFGGQSKYKWEWMGGTQDGTPFDKHFNIYAIPISDINSNTTGLKQNPDY from the coding sequence ATGAAAATTAAAAATATATTGCCTGTTGCAGCTATGGCTGTAGCATCATTAGGATTCTCGTCATGTGTAGGTGATTTGGATGCAGACAACATCAACCCACAGCAGGTTCCAACCGCCAACTATGACGCTCTCCTAAACAAGGTATATGCTAACATGGTACTGACAGGTCAGAAAGGACCTGATGGAAGTGGCGATATTGACGATATCGATGAAGGTACTTCTAGTTTGATTCGTCAGTTGTGGAATGCCAACGAACTTCCTACTGATGAAGCAGAGTGTATTTGGGGTGATGCAGGTATTCCTGAATTCAACCACGCTTCATGGGGTGATTCACACCCAATGATGAAGGCGCTTTACTATCGTCTTTACATGGGTATCACATATGCAAACAACTATTTGGAGTCAACAGCCAACTCTACAGATCCTGAAATCAGTACCAAGCGTGCAGAAGCCCGCTTCTTGAGAGCTCTTCACTACTCTTATCTGATGGATCTCTTTGGTAATGTTCCATTGGTACTTAACGTATCTAAAGAATCAGCGCCTCAGGTAAGCCGCAAATATCTCTTCGACTTTATAAATGGTGAACTTCGTGAAGTTTGTGGCGAAACAGCTGGTGCCCAAGAGGTTTTAAGCGATGCAAAGGTAGTAAATGGCAAACAAGATGGTTATGGCCGTGCGAACAAGGCAGCAGCATGGTTGCTCTTGGCCCGCGACTATATCAATGCTAAGGTATATTCTGGTACAGAACATAACGACTCTGCCAAGTATTTCGCACAGAAAGTTATTGACACTCCATATAACTTGTGCAAGACACCTACTGGCAGTTACTCAGGCTTCCAGAAACTCTTTATGGCAGATAATGATGTGAATGGTGCAGAAAACGAGATTATTCTTCCTGCAATCCACGATGGTTGGGATACTCAGACATGGGGTGGTTGCTTGTTCCTGATTGCTTCTACTACTGATGCCGACATCATAAAGAATTATCCTACGGGAACTTCAGAACAGTGGGGTGGTAATCACGCCCGCAAGCAGTTTGTACAGAAGTTCTTCCCTAGCAGTCAACCTATAGAAGGCACCCCTACTGAGGTTGCAGCTCAAGCTGGCGACAATCGTGCTTTGTTCTATACCAAGGGCTTCAAGATGAGTATTACAAAGGAAACAGACTTCAAGTCAGGTTATGCTTATGTCAAGTTCCTTAATACTTATGCAGGTTCTGGTTCTCCAAAGCATAATCAGTTTGTTGATACCGATTTCCCTATGATGCGTTATGCAGAGGCACTTTTGACTTATGCAGAAGCTGATGCCCGCATGAACAATGGTTCTTGCACAAACGATGGTCTTGCTAAAATCAAGGAGATTCGCGAAAGAGCAGGTATAGATGTTTCTAACTTGACCTCATTCACTCTTGATGACATCTGCGATGAGTGGTCTCGTGAGTTTGCTTATGAAGGACGCCGCCGTATGGACTTGATTCGTTTCGACAAGTTCGGTGGCCAGAGCAAATACAAGTGGGAATGGATGGGTGGAACTCAGGATGGAACTCCATTCGACAAGCACTTCAACATCTATGCAATTCCTATCAGTGATATCAATAGTAACACAACAGGTTTGAAACAGAACCCTGATTATTAA
- a CDS encoding SusF/SusE family outer membrane protein: MKKINIMAAALVGLLAFASCDADRDDNPIMSVPESFNLLKPEMGDNIIDLKSSEYVQFKAEKAADYGFPTETSYWIQIAGEDNADFKNKKRIFSTSTKGNSITYNAPANEFDLCVMKVKGWEEESQVVTDQPITLNVRMVSCPKNLNDSANYVYTNVQQVKIYPYFIKESLPQFWYLTGGIIANASWNNDPSKIGIGMMPMYVKEGESYDKFTGDGIVQYTGYLKAGEFKIIAPKGLSNWNYGIGGGNITKDGGEDFKYRDGGDDTGNLVVADPGYYVLEVNTKEHKLKVSPYNADYKYYKGEVVDYTTMKIGDTEMSPITTIDGVPNHDWYAEITLSAKTEMSFTSGEATWGSSIFPCAIGNKDDGVSIPCDKGTYKVYFNDISGAYSFVEQK; encoded by the coding sequence ATGAAAAAGATTAATATAATGGCTGCAGCGTTGGTGGGTCTCTTGGCTTTCGCTTCTTGCGATGCCGATAGAGATGACAACCCAATCATGTCAGTTCCAGAGTCATTCAATCTCCTCAAGCCTGAGATGGGTGACAATATCATCGACCTGAAGAGCAGCGAATACGTTCAGTTCAAGGCAGAAAAGGCTGCTGACTACGGTTTCCCAACAGAAACTTCCTATTGGATACAGATTGCAGGAGAAGATAATGCTGACTTTAAAAACAAAAAGCGCATCTTCTCTACTTCAACCAAAGGAAACTCTATCACTTATAATGCACCAGCCAACGAGTTTGACCTCTGCGTTATGAAAGTGAAGGGATGGGAAGAAGAATCTCAAGTAGTAACAGACCAGCCTATCACTTTGAATGTACGTATGGTTAGTTGTCCAAAGAACTTGAACGACTCTGCAAACTACGTTTATACAAACGTACAGCAGGTAAAAATTTACCCATACTTCATCAAAGAGAGTTTGCCACAATTCTGGTATCTTACTGGTGGTATTATTGCCAATGCTAGTTGGAACAATGATCCTAGCAAGATAGGTATTGGCATGATGCCTATGTACGTGAAAGAAGGTGAATCTTACGACAAGTTTACCGGTGACGGTATTGTTCAGTATACAGGTTACCTCAAAGCCGGTGAATTCAAGATTATTGCCCCTAAGGGTTTGAGCAACTGGAACTACGGTATAGGTGGTGGAAACATCACAAAGGATGGTGGTGAAGACTTCAAATACCGTGATGGTGGCGATGACACAGGCAACTTGGTTGTAGCAGATCCAGGTTATTATGTACTCGAGGTAAATACTAAAGAGCATAAATTGAAGGTTTCACCTTACAACGCAGACTATAAGTATTACAAGGGAGAAGTTGTAGACTACACCACTATGAAGATTGGTGATACAGAGATGTCACCAATTACAACAATTGATGGTGTTCCAAATCATGACTGGTATGCAGAAATCACTTTGTCAGCTAAGACAGAGATGTCCTTCACTTCCGGTGAGGCAACATGGGGCAGTTCCATCTTCCCATGTGCTATTGGCAACAAGGATGATGGCGTATCAATTCCATGTGATAAGGGTACCTACAAGGTATACTTCAACGACATCTCAGGTGCATACTCTTTTGTTGAGCAAAAATAA
- a CDS encoding DUF5115 domain-containing protein: protein MKIKSYLLAGLATFALASCDDSFNDWSEQPGNPQGEAVAFGNGSVAAVDVIDFAQITESTDSVQICNITKAPTSSNTAYTPKYTLRINYKKNNEQKTEVLKMGPTGKVKYADFKKFVENTYGKKPVVKDIQAKVRATLSMNGNTNASFLDSENFIIKAKPDAPEIASTYYVIGGTLNWAESASTKEQKFIRTHADVYDDPVFTAVIPANAGGETWFGIGSGETCDEIANKNEWKHVLGTTKGNGENGVGVEENLDTREHLGNDGSFKVSTDKKYIKIEINMMYSSYKITPVDYPDYISAVSGNSELMLRTSDGNNYCGGAYINGALKINGEEIAVSEPAGYYWIDYNTENKTAKLTAITTIGVIGDATPGGWGNDTDMTYNADEGCWEIKDIKLNDGNIKFRANNGWDINWGTNSAKSLFSLDMSPKSGNFNVEAGTYDIKLYALCSGQAYAIMTKK, encoded by the coding sequence ATGAAAATCAAATCATATTTATTAGCAGGCTTAGCAACATTTGCCCTTGCTTCTTGTGATGACAGTTTCAACGATTGGTCAGAGCAGCCAGGAAACCCACAAGGCGAAGCTGTAGCTTTTGGCAATGGTAGCGTTGCAGCTGTAGATGTTATTGATTTCGCACAGATTACAGAAAGTACAGACTCTGTACAGATTTGTAACATCACAAAGGCACCTACATCTTCTAATACTGCCTATACGCCAAAATATACTTTGCGAATCAACTATAAGAAGAACAACGAGCAGAAAACGGAAGTACTTAAGATGGGGCCTACCGGTAAGGTCAAATACGCAGATTTCAAGAAATTCGTAGAGAACACTTATGGTAAGAAACCAGTTGTCAAAGACATCCAAGCAAAAGTTAGAGCCACTCTTTCCATGAATGGTAATACCAATGCAAGTTTCCTTGACTCAGAAAACTTTATCATAAAGGCAAAGCCAGATGCCCCAGAAATTGCGTCAACTTATTATGTAATTGGTGGAACATTAAACTGGGCTGAATCAGCAAGTACTAAGGAGCAGAAATTTATCCGCACCCACGCAGATGTTTACGATGACCCAGTTTTCACAGCAGTCATACCTGCCAATGCCGGTGGTGAGACATGGTTTGGAATTGGTAGTGGAGAAACATGTGACGAAATTGCCAATAAGAATGAATGGAAACATGTTTTAGGAACAACCAAGGGTAATGGCGAAAATGGTGTCGGCGTAGAAGAAAACCTTGACACTCGTGAACATCTCGGAAATGATGGTTCTTTTAAAGTTTCAACCGACAAGAAATATATCAAGATTGAAATCAATATGATGTACTCATCATACAAGATTACTCCTGTCGACTACCCTGACTATATTTCTGCAGTATCTGGTAATAGCGAACTGATGTTGAGAACATCTGATGGTAACAATTATTGCGGTGGTGCTTATATTAATGGAGCACTGAAGATCAACGGAGAAGAGATTGCCGTTTCTGAACCAGCCGGTTACTATTGGATAGATTACAATACAGAGAATAAGACTGCTAAACTGACAGCCATCACAACTATTGGTGTTATAGGTGATGCCACACCTGGAGGATGGGGCAATGATACTGACATGACATACAACGCAGATGAAGGCTGTTGGGAAATCAAAGATATCAAATTGAACGATGGAAATATCAAGTTCCGTGCAAACAATGGCTGGGATATCAATTGGGGTACCAATTCCGCCAAATCTCTCTTCTCGTTGGATATGAGTCCAAAGAGTGGTAACTTTAACGTTGAAGCAGGAACATACGACATAAAACTCTATGCTCTCTGTTCTGGTCAGGCATATGCAATAATGACTAAGAAGTAA
- a CDS encoding RNA-binding domain-containing protein, with product MTETEIKQMLAQGERLTLECKKAKTELPKSVWESYSAFANTIGGYILLGIDENRKETDVDKRFTIIGVDNIPKIIFDLWNTINSNKVNRNILLDSDVEVTTIDKKSIVCIHVPQADWRMKPVFLNENPYKGSFKRNHEGDYHCTEMEVRAMIRDANEDGNDGGLLDGFTLDDIDANTLHGYRNQFKILNADHDWNDKDDKEFLRLLGGYTKNRQTGKEGLTVAGLMMFGTGLAIRERFGNFRMDYLDMSHLEGEERYRDRLTYDGRWENNLYQFFRIVMPKLTFDLPHPFHMVGYQRVDDTPQMKAVREGFTNSIIHSDLFLDSGILRIEKHDDCLCLRNPGNLKLPIENIYEGGVSKARNPRIQNMLRMIGYGENIGSGFPKIISAWQKAGWGKPELIDKYELQEVELRLPIPNETGGQTDGQTGGQTGGQTGGQTGGQTGSPKTIEKVFELIKDNPYITRQELVDKLAIKASAIQKHIEKLKAQKRIERVGSSTFGGHWEIKE from the coding sequence ATGACAGAAACAGAAATTAAGCAAATGCTTGCCCAAGGCGAACGACTTACCCTGGAATGCAAAAAAGCAAAGACGGAGCTCCCTAAATCTGTTTGGGAATCATATTCCGCTTTTGCCAACACTATTGGTGGCTATATATTATTGGGTATTGACGAAAATAGAAAAGAAACGGATGTTGACAAACGTTTCACTATCATCGGAGTTGACAATATCCCTAAGATTATCTTTGATTTATGGAACACCATCAATAGCAACAAAGTAAATAGAAACATTTTGCTAGACTCAGATGTAGAGGTAACTACAATAGACAAGAAATCTATTGTATGTATCCACGTGCCACAAGCAGATTGGCGAATGAAGCCTGTCTTCTTAAATGAAAATCCTTACAAAGGTTCCTTCAAGCGCAATCATGAAGGTGATTACCATTGCACAGAAATGGAAGTAAGAGCCATGATTCGTGATGCTAACGAAGATGGCAATGACGGAGGATTACTAGATGGTTTTACTCTGGATGACATTGATGCAAATACGCTCCATGGTTACCGTAATCAATTCAAAATACTAAATGCCGACCATGATTGGAACGATAAGGACGATAAAGAATTTTTGCGACTTTTAGGTGGATATACTAAGAATAGACAAACAGGAAAAGAAGGACTGACGGTAGCAGGGCTAATGATGTTTGGAACAGGGTTAGCCATAAGGGAGCGATTTGGAAATTTTCGTATGGACTATCTCGACATGAGCCATCTAGAAGGCGAGGAAAGGTATAGAGACAGACTAACTTACGATGGGCGTTGGGAGAACAACTTGTATCAATTCTTTAGAATTGTTATGCCTAAGTTGACATTCGACTTACCTCACCCTTTTCATATGGTAGGTTATCAGCGTGTAGATGACACACCACAAATGAAAGCTGTAAGAGAAGGATTTACCAACTCGATTATTCACTCTGACCTATTCTTGGATAGTGGTATCTTAAGGATAGAAAAGCATGATGACTGCCTATGCTTACGGAATCCAGGAAATTTGAAACTTCCGATAGAAAACATCTATGAAGGTGGGGTTTCAAAAGCACGCAACCCAAGAATACAGAATATGCTCCGTATGATAGGATATGGTGAGAATATAGGTTCTGGATTTCCAAAAATTATCTCTGCTTGGCAAAAGGCAGGTTGGGGTAAGCCTGAATTAATAGATAAATACGAGTTACAAGAGGTAGAACTACGATTACCTATTCCTAATGAAACTGGTGGTCAAACTGATGGTCAAACTGGTGGTCAAACTGGTGGTCAAACTGGTGGTCAAACTGGTGGTCAAACTGGATCACCAAAAACAATTGAAAAGGTTTTTGAATTAATAAAAGACAATCCGTATATAACAAGACAAGAGCTCGTGGACAAACTAGCTATCAAGGCAAGTGCAATACAAAAACATATAGAAAAGCTAAAGGCTCAAAAAAGAATAGAGCGTGTTGGTTCTTCTACATTTGGTGGCCATTGGGAAATCAAAGAATAA
- the istB gene encoding IS21-like element helper ATPase IstB yields MNLQETIIQLNELKLRGMSSSFEAMTSLPVQNRPSLEVAISKMVDAEVQDRRDRKTAMYLKISKLRYTALLEDVICGTDRNFTKDDLAAIADCAFIRRHENLLIQGKCGCGKSFLACALGRQACMLGYRTLYLNMNSFVEKVALSKLDGSYLRMITNLEKYDLLIWDDFGLQPMDDKTRLAMLQILEERYERKSVIIASQLPIAKWYDYIGDPTLADAIMDRLVANASKIELKGESMRQKLKK; encoded by the coding sequence ATGAACTTACAAGAAACCATCATACAACTCAACGAGTTGAAGCTCAGAGGTATGTCATCCTCCTTCGAGGCCATGACCAGCCTTCCTGTACAGAACCGCCCATCCCTGGAAGTCGCCATCTCCAAGATGGTGGATGCAGAGGTGCAGGACAGACGAGATCGAAAGACCGCCATGTATCTAAAAATCAGCAAGCTTAGATATACGGCACTCTTAGAGGATGTCATCTGTGGAACAGACCGCAACTTCACCAAGGATGACCTTGCCGCCATTGCCGACTGTGCCTTTATACGCAGGCATGAGAACTTGCTCATACAAGGAAAGTGCGGCTGCGGAAAATCCTTCCTTGCCTGTGCCCTTGGAAGACAGGCTTGCATGCTAGGCTACAGAACTCTCTATCTCAATATGAACAGCTTTGTGGAGAAAGTTGCACTCAGCAAGCTGGATGGGTCGTACCTGAGGATGATAACCAATCTGGAAAAGTATGACTTGCTCATATGGGATGACTTCGGGTTGCAGCCAATGGATGACAAGACCAGACTCGCAATGCTCCAAATCCTAGAAGAGAGATACGAGAGAAAGTCCGTCATTATCGCCTCACAGCTTCCCATTGCCAAATGGTATGATTACATAGGTGATCCTACCTTGGCAGATGCCATTATGGACCGTTTGGTGGCAAATGCAAGTAAAATAGAGTTAAAAGGCGAATCTATGCGCCAGAAATTGAAAAAATAA
- the istA gene encoding IS21 family transposase: protein MAQSNVNMSKLKRSFQMLAAKIPQRTICEQLHMGRGVLNRYKTLADSQGLSYGVIGRMSDGEIESFLQLSKPTAAPSSQRQVLDGLLPEYVSDLSHNRYLTIQALHESYKKEHPDGYGYTQFKKSIREYQYSHNLSFHNTYIPGEEMQIDFAGDALWLTDPKTGELTKVVVLVCILPYSGLGFAKAMYNASMENFFGGISDAFSYFGGTTRIAKSDNMKQWVKKYDRYEPAFNDAAVEWAAYYDTTLQTCRVRTPRDKGPVEGLVQKTYNAVYALLHDEVFYNLPSMNARIYELMDGFNEKPSRTTGRSRRDIFEAEEQPTLGKLPMAPYRFRYRKEVKLSGTYHVMVDKHNYSVPYQYVGQKVSVLWDLDTVEVYSGSSRIAIHQRRQGSGYSTLDEHMPDKHLAYKHGQGYNAAYFLEEAALVGSNTTAAVQSILNRTKHVEQSYKSCQGVLSLKRKYGKERLEKACKRLAGCSSITYTTIRNVLEKNLDQVDGEETVSNVPQNDYVRGAEAFMNI, encoded by the coding sequence ATGGCACAAAGTAATGTAAACATGAGCAAATTAAAACGTTCATTTCAAATGCTAGCGGCAAAAATACCGCAACGCACCATTTGCGAGCAACTACACATGGGACGTGGCGTACTGAACCGTTACAAGACCCTGGCGGATTCCCAAGGTTTGTCCTATGGCGTGATAGGCCGCATGAGTGACGGGGAAATAGAATCTTTCCTCCAGTTGTCCAAACCCACAGCAGCCCCATCCTCCCAACGTCAGGTGCTGGACGGGCTGTTGCCTGAATATGTGTCAGACTTGTCGCATAACCGCTACCTCACCATTCAAGCCCTGCACGAGTCATACAAGAAGGAGCATCCCGACGGATATGGATACACCCAGTTCAAGAAGTCAATCCGTGAGTATCAGTACTCACACAACCTCAGCTTCCATAACACCTATATTCCTGGGGAAGAGATGCAGATTGACTTCGCCGGCGATGCCCTGTGGCTTACCGACCCGAAGACAGGTGAGCTAACCAAGGTTGTCGTCCTGGTCTGTATCCTGCCATACAGCGGTTTGGGATTTGCCAAGGCTATGTACAACGCTTCCATGGAGAACTTCTTCGGCGGTATATCCGATGCCTTCTCTTACTTCGGCGGAACAACTCGCATAGCCAAGAGTGACAACATGAAGCAGTGGGTGAAGAAATACGACCGCTACGAGCCAGCGTTCAATGATGCAGCCGTGGAATGGGCCGCCTACTACGATACAACCCTCCAAACCTGCAGGGTTCGCACTCCCAGGGACAAAGGTCCAGTCGAGGGACTCGTCCAAAAGACATACAATGCCGTCTACGCTCTGCTACATGACGAGGTGTTTTACAATCTACCGAGTATGAATGCCCGTATCTATGAGTTGATGGACGGCTTCAATGAAAAGCCGTCCAGAACGACAGGGAGAAGCAGACGTGACATCTTCGAGGCGGAAGAGCAACCAACGTTGGGTAAACTGCCCATGGCTCCATACCGCTTCAGATATCGCAAGGAGGTGAAACTGTCCGGTACCTATCACGTCATGGTTGACAAGCACAACTATAGCGTGCCATACCAGTATGTCGGGCAAAAGGTGAGCGTACTGTGGGACTTGGATACCGTGGAGGTTTACTCCGGGAGTTCTCGCATAGCCATCCATCAGCGTCGCCAAGGATCTGGATACAGCACGCTTGACGAGCATATGCCAGACAAACATCTTGCCTACAAGCACGGACAGGGATATAATGCCGCCTATTTCCTGGAGGAGGCGGCATTGGTCGGCAGCAACACCACTGCCGCAGTCCAATCCATCCTCAATCGCACGAAGCATGTCGAGCAGTCGTACAAGTCCTGCCAAGGAGTCCTGTCTCTCAAGCGCAAGTATGGCAAGGAGCGCCTGGAGAAGGCCTGCAAGCGTCTGGCAGGTTGTTCATCCATCACCTACACGACCATCCGCAATGTGTTGGAGAAGAACCTTGACCAAGTTGACGGGGAAGAAACAGTCTCAAATGTGCCACAGAACGACTATGTGAGAGGCGCGGAGGCATTTATGAACATTTAA